In the Burkholderia multivorans ATCC BAA-247 genome, GGCGACGATTTCGCCGAAGCCGCGGCGCTCGCCGCGCAGAAGACGCGCGACGCGATCAACGCGTATCGCTGATGCAGCCGCGCCCGCGCATGCGGGCGCTCCGCCTCCGGCGCGGCGCTGCCGCGTCGTCCCCGCCGCGCCGCCGTGGCGCGCGCGGACAACTTCCCGTCGTTTCCGCACTGCATGCGCGCGCGTCAATCGCGCGATGCTGCCGCTTGTCATCGATCCGTCATCACAATGTCAAGAAAAGGAGCGACGCCATGCCGAAGCTGTATTCACGACTTCTGACCGCGCTTGCCGCATCGCTCTGCATGACGTTCGCGCATGCGGCCGATCTCGCACACTGGCCGGCCGACAGCGCGAAGGCGCTGAACGCGATGATCGCCGCGCACGCGCATCGCGGCGACTACGCGGTGTTCGATGCCGACAACACGACGTACCGCTACGACCTCGAGGAGTCGCTGTTGCCGTACCTCGAGCATCGCGGCGTGCTGACGCGCGACACGCTCGACGCGTCGCTGAAGCTGATTCCGTTCAAGGATTCCGCCGACTACAAGGAATCGCTGACGAGCTACTACTACCGGCTCTGCGAGATCGACGATCTCGTTTGCTACCCGTGGATTGCGCAGGCGTTCGCGGGGCTGTCGCTCGCCGACCTGAAGCGCCACATCGACGCGATGCTCGCCGACGGCAAGCCGATCCCGATCCGCTACTGGCAGGGCGACAAGGTCGTCGACGGTACGGCGAACCCGCCGCGCTTCTTCCGCGGGATGCAGGAGCTCTACAACGCGCTGCGCGAGAACGGCATCGAGGTGTACGTCATGACGGCCGCGCACGAAGAGCTGGCGCGGCTCGTGCTGTCCGACCCGAAGTACGGCTACAACGTGAAGCCCGAGAACGTGATCGGCGTGACGACGCTGCTGCGCAATCCGGCGACCGGCGCGCTCACGACGTCGCGGCTGCAGATCAAGGCCGGCAAGTACGACGAAGCCGCGAACCGCAATCTCGTGATCACGCCGTTCCTGATGAACCCGATGACGTGGTACGAGGGCAAGCTCGGTTCGATCGTCGGCTGGATCGACCAGTGGAAGAAGCCGGTGCTCGTCGCGGGCGACACGCCCGCGTCCGACGGCTACATGCTGCTGAACGCGACCGACGTCGCGCGCGGCGGCGTGCGCGTCTGGGTCGACAAGAAGGACAAGCAGATGGCGCAGATCCGCGCATGGTCCGACGAATCGGCCGCGAAGCAGAAGGCGCTCGGCCTGCCGGTGACGGCCGATCGCAACTGGATCGTCGTGAAGCCCGACGCGATCCAGTAAGCGGCACGCGCGCAGCGGCGCACGGCCGCGCGCGCGTCAGCCCTCGCGTTCGTCGAGCAGCTTCAGCAGCCCGCGCAGCGCATGCGCGGCCGCCTGCGTGCGGATCTGCTCGCGATCGCCCTTGAATACGAGCGTTTCGACGTCGGTATGAAGCCGGTTGCTCCATGCGAACGACACGGTGCCGACCGGTTTTTTCTCGCTGCCGCCTGCGGGGCCCGCAATGCCGGTGACGGACAGCGCGACCTGCGCGCGGCTGTTGCGCAGCGCGCCTTCGGCCATCGCGCGCGCGACCGGCTCGCTGACCGCGCCGTGCTTCTCGATCAGATCGGGCGGCACGCCGATCATCTCGCTTTTGGCCTGATTCGAATATGTGACGAAGCCGCGCTCGAACCACTGGCTGCTGCCGGAGATGTCGGTGATGGCCGCGGCGATCAGGCCGCCGGTGCAGGATTCGGCGGTGGCGAGCATCAGGTGCTCGTCACGCAGCTTGTTGCCTGCGCGGATCGCAAGCTGATGGACGACGGAATCGGTAGGCATGCGCGTCTGGAAACGGAAGTCGGTAATCGGTCAGCCGACGAGCGAGCGCCACAGCGCGATCACGAGCAGCGTCATGAACGCGGCGACCAGATCGTCGACCATGATGCCGAGCCCGCCGCTCAGGCGACGGTCGAAATGGCGGATCGGCGGCGGCTTCACCATGTCGAAGAAGCGGAACACGACGAACGCCCACAGCTGGCCGACGAACGTCGCCGGCGTGACGAACAGCATCACGAGCCAGATCGCGACGATCTCGTCCCAGACGACGGCGCCCGGATCGGCGACGCCCATTCTGCGCGCGGTGAAGCCCGTGATCGCAATGCCCGCGACGAACGCGAGCGCGATCAGCAACCACCATTCGGGCACGGTCAGATAGCGGTTCAGCGCGACGAACGCGAGCCAGCCGAACAGCGAGCCGAACGTGCCGGGCATGAACGGCGCGAGACCGCTGCCGAAGCCGAGCGACACGATGTGCGCGGGATGCGACAGCATGAAGCGCGCGCTCGCGCGCTGCGGCGCGCGGGGCGCCGTGCCGGTGTCGGGCGCGGCTTGCGGCGCGGGCGTCGGATCAGTCTGCATGGAAATGGTCGAAGCCGTGCAACGTGAGGGCGAGAGGCGCGCCGGCGGCGTCGTGCCACGCGATCGCGGGGCGCTCCGACGGTGCGGACAACGCGCGTATTGTACCGATACGCGTGACCGCGACGCCCGCCTTCGCGCCGGCCGCCGCGACGGCCGCGCGGGCGGACGCGGGCGCGGTGAAGCAGAGCTCGTAGTCGTCGCCGCCCGCGAGCGTGCAGCGACGCTGCACGTCGGCCGGCAGCGTCGCGAGCGCGGCCGAGCGCGGCACCGCGTCGGCGTCGATGTCGGCGCACACGTTCGAGCGCGTCAGGATGTGCTGCAGATCGCCGGCGAGGCCGTCTGAAATGTCGAGCGCCGCATGGGCGACGCCGGCGAGTGCGACGCCGAGCGCGACGCGCGGCTCGGGCCGCTCGAGCGCCTCCCGGAACGCGGCCGCCGCGTCGGCGCCGGCCGCCCATTCGCCGCGCGCGACACCGAGCCCGGCGCGTGCATCGCCGAGCGTGCCCGACACCCAGACGTCGTCGCCGTCGCGCGCGGCGTCGCGGCGCAGCGCGGCGTCGGGCGCGACTTCGCCGAACACGGTCACGCACAGATTCAACGGCCCGCTCGTCGTGTCGCCGCCGATCAGCTCGCAGCCGTAGCGCTCGGCCAGCGCGAACAGCCCGTTGCTGAATGCTTCGAGCCATGCGGCATCGGCGCGCGGCAGCGCGCACGCGAGCGTGAACGCGCGCGGCTCGGCGCCCATCGCCGCCAGGTCCGACAAATTGACCGCGAGCGTCTTGTGGCCGAGCGCCTCGGGCGCGACGTCCGGGAAGAAGTGCCGGCCCTCGACGAGCATATCCGTCGAAATGGCCAGCAATTTTCCGGAACGCGGCGCGATCAGCGCGCAATCGTCGCCGATGCCGAGGGTCGACGCGCGTGCGCCGCGGGCCGCGCGGCGCGCGAAGAAGCGATCGATCAGCGAAAACTCGGACAGGGCGTCTGGCACGGCGAATGGACCCGAAGCGGTTGAAGGAACGGCATTGTACGGGGCGAACGGCAGCGGTTCCTGCACCGTTCAGTACATTTTTGTCGCGGCTGTTGCACCCGAATCGACGGTCAGAGGGCGGTCGATTGGCGCTACAATGCCGTCGAACAGTCATTCTAATCCGCACGTCACCAGACACATGTCCACCCAAGCCTCCTCCAAAGCCAAGCTCCGCGAAGCCGCCCTCGACTACCACGAATTCCCGACGCCGGGCAAAGTCGCCATCGCCCCGACCAAGCAGATGATCAACCAGCGCGACCTCGCGCTCGCGTATTCGCCGGGCGTTGCGTTCGCATGCGAGGAGATCGTCGAGAATCCGCTGAACGCCGCGCGCTTCACCGCGCGCAGCAACCTGGTCGGCGTCGTCACCAACGGCACCGCGGTGCTCGGGCTCGGCAACATCGGCCCGCTCGCGTCGAAGCCGGTGATGGAAGGCAAGGCCGTGCTGTTCAAGAAGTTCGCCGGCATCGACGTGTTCGACATCGAGCTGAACGAGTCCGATCCGCACAAGCTGGTCGACGTGATCGCCGCCCTCGAACCGACGTTCGGCGGCATCAACCTCGAGGACATCAAGGCGCCCGACTGCTTCATCGTCGAGCGCGAAGCGCGCAAGCGCATGAAGATTCCGGTGTTCCACGACGACCAGCACGGCACCGCGATCGTCGTGGCCGCGGCCGTCACGAACGGGCTGAAGGTCGTCGGCAAGGACATCAAGAAGGTCAAGCTCGTCGCGTCGGGCGCCGGCGCCGCCGCACTCGCGTGCCTGGACCTGCTCGTCGACATCGGCCTGCCGATCGAGAACATCACGGTGACCGACCTCGCCGGCGTCGTCTACAAGGGCCGTACCGAGCTGATGGATCCGGACAAGGAGCGTTTCGCGCGCGAAACCGACGCGCGCACGCTCGCGGAAGTGATCGACGGCGCGGACATCTTCCTGGGCCTGTCGGCTGCCGGCGTGCTGAAGCAGGAGATGGTGAAGGGAATGGCCGAGCGCCCGCTGATTCTCGCGCTCGCGAACCCGACGCCGGAAATCCTGCCGGAAGTCGCGCTCGAAGTGCGCCCCGACGCCGTGCTCGCGACGGGCCGCACCGACTACCCGAACCAGGTCAACAACGTGCTGTGCTTCCCGTTCATCTTCCGCGGCGCGCTCGACGTCGGCGCGACGACGATCACGCGGGAAATGGAAATCGCGGCCGTCAACGCGATCGCCGAGCTCGCGCAGCAGGAGCAGAGCGACATCGTCGCGACCGCATACGGCATCCAGGATCTGTCGTTCGGGCCCGAATACCTGATTCCGAAGCCGTTCGACCCGCGCCTGATCGTGAAGATCGCGCCGGCCGTCGCGCAGGCCGCGATGGACGGCGGCGTCGCGACGCGTCCGATCGAGGACATGGAAGCGTACAAGCAGCATCTGCAGCAGTTCGTCTATCACAGCGGCACGACGATGAAGCCGATCTTCCAGATCGCGCGTGCGGCGCCGGAAGAGAAGAAACGCGTCGTGTTCGCGGAAGGCGAAGAAGAGCGCGTGTTGCGTGCCGTTCAGATCATCGTCGACGAAAAGCTCGCGAAGCCGGTCCTGATCGGCCGCCCGGCCGTGATCGAACACCGCATCCAGCGCTACGGGCTGCGTCTGACGCCGGGCACCGACTTCACGGTCGTGAACACCGAGCACGACGAGCGCTACCGCGACTTCTGGCAGACCTACTACAAAATGATGGCGCGCAAGGGCATCAGCGAACAGCTCGCGCGCGTCGAAATGCGCCGCCGCACGACGCTAATCGGCTCGATGCTCGTGAAGAAGGGCGAAGCGGACGGGATGATCTGCGGCACGATCAGCACGACGCACCGTCATCTGCACTTCATCGACCAGGTGATCGGCAAGCGGCCCGGCTGCAGCGTCTACGCGGCGATGAACGGCCTCGTGCTGCCCGGCCGCCAGATCTTCCTCGTCGATACGCACGTGAACGTCGACCCGACGCCGGAGCAACTCGCCGAGATCACGATCATGGCCGCGGAAGAAGTGCGCCGCTTCGGCATCGAGCCGAAGGTCGCACTGCTGTCGCACTCGAACTTCGGTACGAGCAACGCGCCGTCCGCGCAGAAGATGCGCGATACGCTCGCGATCCTGAAGGAACGTGCACCGGAACTGACCGTCGACGGCGAAATGCACGGCGATGTCGCGCTCGACGCGGCGCTGCGCAAGGAAATCCTGCCGGAATCGACGCTCGAAGGCGACGCGAACCTGCTGGTGCTGCCGAACATCGATGCTGCGAACATCGCGTACAACCTGCTGAAGACGGCAGCCGGCAACAACATCGCGATCGGCCCGATCCTGCTCGGCGCCGCGCAGCCGGTGCACGTGCTGACCGAATCGGCGACCGTGCGCCGGATCGTGAACATGGCGGCGCTGCTCGTCGCGGATGTGAACGCCGCGCGCTGAGCGCACACGCGCGGTGCCGGCAGACCGGTGCCGCGCGGCAGGCGAAAACGTCAACAATCGAAAAAAAGGCGTGCCCGCAACGGGCACGCCGCCGGGCATCGTGCAAGCGCACATCCCGCAGTCAACATCAGCATCTCCCTACCCTCGACGGTGTGCGCGGCAAGGAGGCAGGACTCGCCGCGCGGGAGATGCCGCGCTCATTTTATCCTATGTAAGATAAAAATGACGAATATTCGGTAAAAAATACGCGATTCGACAGGAAGGCGCGCTTTCGATTCCCAAACGAACATTGATTCGGGCGGACAATAGCGCTACGCTAACGCCTTTGCTGGTCGTTCAACTATTTGATTTAACAGCGGGAACCCCGGTTCATGGCACGCAAGTGGCTCCGCAACGGCGCGCTCGCGTCCGTCTTCGCGATGTTCGCGATGGGTATCGTCGGCACGCCGACGGGCAGTCTGGTTTCCGCCGCCTACGCACGGCAGACCGTTTCGGCCGATGTGGCCGCCGGCGGGTTCGATACGATCCCGACCGCCCGTCTGCCGCGCGAGGCCGTGACCACGCTCGGCCTGATCGCTGCGGGCGGTCCCTATCCGTACGATAAAGACGGCATCGTGTTCGGCAACCGTGAGCGGATCCTGCCGAAGGCGAAGCGCGGCTACTACCACGAGTACACGGTGCCGACGCCGCGCGCGCGCAATCGCGGCGCGCGCCGGATCGTCTGCGGCGGGCCATTGCGGCGGATCGACAACTGTTATTACACGGACGACCACTACAACAGTTTTAAACGTATTGTTGAATGACTTCGGGATGAACGGCATGAGCGACTCCATCTACGCGCACGATACGGCGGCGGCGGAACTGTTCGCGGCCGGCGACGGCAATCTGTTTCAGCGCGTCATGCAACTGCGCGCGACGGCACAGGCCGGCGCCGCGCCGGTCCAACAGGAATCTGCCGATCCGGGGCTTTCATCGAACGAGGAGCCTATGAGCCTTTTCACGACCGTGCGACCCAATCTCGTGCAGTCGATCCGCGCATTTCGCGTTCAGGATCTCGCCGACGAAGCCGCCCGGCTCGGCCAGCATTTCCTCTATGCGTATTGCGGCGCCGCGCAGTCGAAGCAGGAAGTGATGGAGACGATCGCGACGTCGTTCCTGTTCCCGAAGCACTTCGGCAAGAATTACGACGCGCTGTACGACTGCCTGACCGACCTCGTCGCCAAGGCCGGTGCGCAGCCGGGCTTCGTGATCGTGCTCGAAGGGCTGCCGATCGCACAGAAATTCGACAAGGAAGGGCGCGAAACGCTGCTCGACGTCTTCCGCGAGGCCGCCGAGTTCTGGGCCGAGCGCAAGGTCGCGTTCCGCGTGTTCTATTCGTTCGCATAAGCGGCGAACCATCCGCTATCTGCCGGTATCCGCCGGCATCTGCAGAAAAGCCCGCGTCAGCGGGCTTTTTCGCATCCGGCGCTCGCGTGCGGCGGGGCGCTGCGTTACCAGCCGCCCCAGCGCGCGGCGAGGGCGGCCAGGACGGCCGCGCCGGCCGTCTCGGTGCGCAGCACGCGCGGGCCGAGCGACAGCGCCGTGAAGCCGCGTGCCCGCGCGGCCGCTTCCTCCTCCGGCGAGAGGCCGCCTTCGGGCCCGATCAACAGCGTGACCGGCGCCGCGGGCGGCGCGTCGGGCAGCGACGCGAACGGGATGCTCGCACGCGGCGACAGCAGCAGCCGCAGCTCGCCGTCGACGGGCGCCGGCGCCAGGCCGTCGAGCCATGCGGCGAATGCGCGCACCGCAGCGACGTCGGGCACGCGGTTGCGGCCGCACTGTTCGCACGACGCGCGCACGACACCGCGCCAGTGCGCGACGCGCTTTTCCGCGCGCTCGCCGGACAGCTTCACGACGCCGCGGGCCGTCGACAGCGGCACGACGGCCGCGACACCGAGTTCGACTGCCTTCTCGATCACCCAGTCCATCTTGTCGCCGCCCGCGATGCCCTGCGCGAGCGTCACGCGGTACGGCGGCTCGGCTTCGGCGGGATCGAAGGCGTCGATTTGCGCGAGCGCACCGCGCTTGTCGATCTCGACGAGCCGCGCGCGATACTGGCCGCCCGTGCCGTCGAACAGCGCGAGCGGATCGCCGGGCTGCAGCCGCAGTACCTGCGCGTGGCGCGCGACGTCGGCGGGCAGCGCGAGCGTCGCGTCCGCGCGCAACGCGGTGTCGACGAAAAAGCGCGGCACGGCCGCGGTCGTGCTGGCTTCGCTCATGCTTCGAGCCGGCGCGCGAGCGCCCAGCGGTAGCCGTCGAGATCCTCGATCTGCGCGAACCGGTCGCCCCAGAACTGGTCCTGCGGCGCGGTCAGCGACTTCGCGCCCGCGTCGAGCGCGCGCTGCCACGTCGCATCGACGTCGTCGACGTACAGATAGAACGACTGCGGCGCGATCGCGTTCGCGCTTTTCGGCGTGCGCGCGGTCGAGCCGAACGCGCCCTCGGGCGCGAACATCACGATCAGCTGGCCGCGATAGACCATCTCGACGTGCATGATCGCGCCGTCCTCGTCGAGCACGTCGCGCAGCGCGAAGCCGAATGCGGCCGTGAAGAAATCGATCGACGCGCGCGCATTGCGCACGGTCAGGTAAGGCGTCAACCAAGGCACGTCGGCCGGACGTGGATCGGTCATCAAGCAATCTCCTGTCGTTCGGGGGAGGCGGCGCGAGCGTGCACCGGTTCGCTGCGCGCGTTGGCGCATCGCGCGAAGCGGCGCGCGCGTGCGAAGCGTACGCTCAGCGGCGAGCGCCCAGTGTATCGCGCAGCGCGCGCGGCAGCGCAAAAAGGGCCGCATGCAGCCGCGCATCGTAGTAGCGCAGGCCTTCGATGCGGCGCGCGGCGAGCCGTTCGTCGATGTCGTGCGCGAACAGCGCGGCCGCGTCGAGCGTGTCGCTCGCAATCGCCATCAGCCATTGCGAGCCGTACAGCGGCACGTGCGCGGAGAGCGGATCGACGACCGCGAAGCTCGCGCGCAGATCCTCGAGCAGCGCGGCGATCCGCGCGGCATGGAACAGCGGCGAGCCGAGATGCATCGACACCGCGCCGCGCGGCGTCAGGATGCGCTTGAGCCGTGCGTAGAACGCGCGCGTATAGAGGCCGGCGGCCGGCGAATCGGGCGGCGTCAGATCGAACACGACGAGATCGAAATGCTCGACCGTCGATTCGACGAAATGGGCGGCATCGCCGATCACGAGTTCGACGCGCGGGTCGTCCAGCGCGCCCTGATGGACGTCGTCGAGATAGCGGCGCGCCATGCCGACGACTTCGTCGTCGAGCTCGGCGACGACGATCCGTTCGATGCATGCATGCTTGAGCAGCTGGCGCGCGGCGCCGCCGTCGCCGCCGCCGAGCACGAGCGCCTTTTTCGGCGCCGGGTGCGCGAGCGCGGCCGGATGCGTCATGCACTCGTGGTAGACGTACTCGTCGCCGACGGACGTCATCGGCCGCCCGTCGAGCGTGAACAGCCGGCCGAGCTGCGCGGTTTCCCAGACTTCGATCTGCTGGTGCGCGGACGCGACGCGCGCAAGGCGGCGCGCATTCGGAAAGCCGTAGGTGGCGTCGGGTGTCGGATGAAAGAGGAGGGTCGTGCTCACGGGCGGGCCGCGCGAGGCGGGCAGTTCCAACGCCTGAATTATAGGAGGCGCGCGCTTTCGCGGAAAACCGTGCCGGAACAAGCCGATGCGCCGGGGAAATCCCGGCCCATCTGTTAAAATGACGAGCTTTGCAGCCCCGTCCGTAGGCTCCGTCCGCTTCGCGTCCGTCAGGCGCCGCACTGCGCGCCGGGAACGGTCGATGCGTGAGCTTCCGGATGCCGCCGTGCTCCCGTTTTCTCGACTCGTTCTCCGGACTCGACATGACGACTTCGTCTCCCGCCTCCACCACCCTGATGGCCAACGCGATCCGTGCGCTCGCGATGGACGCCGTCCAGCAAGCGAACTCCGGTCACCCGGGCATGCCGATGGGCATGGCCGAAATCGGCGTGGCGCTCTGGTCGCGCCACCTGAAGCACAACCCGACGAACCCGCACTGGGCGGATCGCGACCGTTTCGTGCTGTCGAACGGTCACGGCTCGATGCTGCTGTACTCGCTGCTGCACCTGACCGGCTACGACCTGCCGATCGAAGAGCTGAAGAACTTCCGCCAGCTGCACTCGAAGACGCCGGGCCACCCCGAATACGGCATCACGCCGGGCGTCGAGACGACCACCGGCCCGCTCGGCCAGGGTCTCGCGAACGCGGTCGGCATGGCGCTCGGCGAAGCGCTGATGGCCGACGAGTTCAACCGTCCGGACGCGAAGATCGTCGATCACTACACGTACGTGTTCCTCGGCGACGGCTGCCTGATGGAAGGCATCTCGCACGAGGCCTGCTCGCTCGCCGGCACGCTGAAGCTGAACAAGCTGATCGCGCTGTACGACGACAACGGCATCTCGATCGACGGCGACGTCGTCAACTGGTTCCACGACGACACGCCGAAGCGCTTCGAAGCGTACGGCTGGAACGTGATCGCGAACGTGAACGGCCATGACGTCGATGCCGTCGACGCGGCCATCGCGAAGGCGAAGCAGTCGGACAAGCCGACGCTGATCTGTTGCAAGACGGTGATCGGCAAGGGCGCGGCGACGAAGGCGGGCGGCCACGACGTGCACGGCGCGGCGCTCGGCGCGGAAGAAATCGCGAAGACGCGCGAAGCGCTCGGCTGGAAGTGGGAGCCGTTCGTGATTCCGCAGGAAGTCTATGCGGCATGGGACGCGAAGGAAGCCGGCAAGCGTGCCGAAGCGGCGTGGAACGACGCGTTCGCGCAGTATCGCGCGAAGTATCCGCAGGAAGCGGCCGAATTCGAGCGCCGCATGGCGAACCAGCTGCCGGCCGACTGGGCCGAGAAGGCGAAGGCGATCGTCGCGGGCGCGAACGAGCGCGCCGAGACGGTGGCGACGCGCAAGGCATCGCAGCAGGCGATCGAAGGGCTGGCCGCGGTGCTGCCGGAACTGCTCGGCGGCTCGGCCG is a window encoding:
- a CDS encoding CinA family protein, producing MPTDSVVHQLAIRAGNKLRDEHLMLATAESCTGGLIAAAITDISGSSQWFERGFVTYSNQAKSEMIGVPPDLIEKHGAVSEPVARAMAEGALRNSRAQVALSVTGIAGPAGGSEKKPVGTVSFAWSNRLHTDVETLVFKGDREQIRTQAAAHALRGLLKLLDEREG
- a CDS encoding phosphatidylglycerophosphatase A, which gives rise to MQTDPTPAPQAAPDTGTAPRAPQRASARFMLSHPAHIVSLGFGSGLAPFMPGTFGSLFGWLAFVALNRYLTVPEWWLLIALAFVAGIAITGFTARRMGVADPGAVVWDEIVAIWLVMLFVTPATFVGQLWAFVVFRFFDMVKPPPIRHFDRRLSGGLGIMVDDLVAAFMTLLVIALWRSLVG
- the thiL gene encoding thiamine-phosphate kinase, whose product is MPDALSEFSLIDRFFARRAARGARASTLGIGDDCALIAPRSGKLLAISTDMLVEGRHFFPDVAPEALGHKTLAVNLSDLAAMGAEPRAFTLACALPRADAAWLEAFSNGLFALAERYGCELIGGDTTSGPLNLCVTVFGEVAPDAALRRDAARDGDDVWVSGTLGDARAGLGVARGEWAAGADAAAAFREALERPEPRVALGVALAGVAHAALDISDGLAGDLQHILTRSNVCADIDADAVPRSAALATLPADVQRRCTLAGGDDYELCFTAPASARAAVAAAGAKAGVAVTRIGTIRALSAPSERPAIAWHDAAGAPLALTLHGFDHFHAD
- a CDS encoding NADP-dependent malic enzyme, with the translated sequence MPSNSHSNPHVTRHMSTQASSKAKLREAALDYHEFPTPGKVAIAPTKQMINQRDLALAYSPGVAFACEEIVENPLNAARFTARSNLVGVVTNGTAVLGLGNIGPLASKPVMEGKAVLFKKFAGIDVFDIELNESDPHKLVDVIAALEPTFGGINLEDIKAPDCFIVEREARKRMKIPVFHDDQHGTAIVVAAAVTNGLKVVGKDIKKVKLVASGAGAAALACLDLLVDIGLPIENITVTDLAGVVYKGRTELMDPDKERFARETDARTLAEVIDGADIFLGLSAAGVLKQEMVKGMAERPLILALANPTPEILPEVALEVRPDAVLATGRTDYPNQVNNVLCFPFIFRGALDVGATTITREMEIAAVNAIAELAQQEQSDIVATAYGIQDLSFGPEYLIPKPFDPRLIVKIAPAVAQAAMDGGVATRPIEDMEAYKQHLQQFVYHSGTTMKPIFQIARAAPEEKKRVVFAEGEEERVLRAVQIIVDEKLAKPVLIGRPAVIEHRIQRYGLRLTPGTDFTVVNTEHDERYRDFWQTYYKMMARKGISEQLARVEMRRRTTLIGSMLVKKGEADGMICGTISTTHRHLHFIDQVIGKRPGCSVYAAMNGLVLPGRQIFLVDTHVNVDPTPEQLAEITIMAAEEVRRFGIEPKVALLSHSNFGTSNAPSAQKMRDTLAILKERAPELTVDGEMHGDVALDAALRKEILPESTLEGDANLLVLPNIDAANIAYNLLKTAAGNNIAIGPILLGAAQPVHVLTESATVRRIVNMAALLVADVNAAR
- a CDS encoding ribonuclease, whose product is MARKWLRNGALASVFAMFAMGIVGTPTGSLVSAAYARQTVSADVAAGGFDTIPTARLPREAVTTLGLIAAGGPYPYDKDGIVFGNRERILPKAKRGYYHEYTVPTPRARNRGARRIVCGGPLRRIDNCYYTDDHYNSFKRIVE
- a CDS encoding barstar family protein — its product is MSDSIYAHDTAAAELFAAGDGNLFQRVMQLRATAQAGAAPVQQESADPGLSSNEEPMSLFTTVRPNLVQSIRAFRVQDLADEAARLGQHFLYAYCGAAQSKQEVMETIATSFLFPKHFGKNYDALYDCLTDLVAKAGAQPGFVIVLEGLPIAQKFDKEGRETLLDVFREAAEFWAERKVAFRVFYSFA
- a CDS encoding 16S rRNA (uracil(1498)-N(3))-methyltransferase, which translates into the protein MSEASTTAAVPRFFVDTALRADATLALPADVARHAQVLRLQPGDPLALFDGTGGQYRARLVEIDKRGALAQIDAFDPAEAEPPYRVTLAQGIAGGDKMDWVIEKAVELGVAAVVPLSTARGVVKLSGERAEKRVAHWRGVVRASCEQCGRNRVPDVAAVRAFAAWLDGLAPAPVDGELRLLLSPRASIPFASLPDAPPAAPVTLLIGPEGGLSPEEEAAARARGFTALSLGPRVLRTETAGAAVLAALAARWGGW
- a CDS encoding VOC family protein, with translation MTDPRPADVPWLTPYLTVRNARASIDFFTAAFGFALRDVLDEDGAIMHVEMVYRGQLIVMFAPEGAFGSTARTPKSANAIAPQSFYLYVDDVDATWQRALDAGAKSLTAPQDQFWGDRFAQIEDLDGYRWALARRLEA
- the speE gene encoding polyamine aminopropyltransferase; translated protein: MSTTLLFHPTPDATYGFPNARRLARVASAHQQIEVWETAQLGRLFTLDGRPMTSVGDEYVYHECMTHPAALAHPAPKKALVLGGGDGGAARQLLKHACIERIVVAELDDEVVGMARRYLDDVHQGALDDPRVELVIGDAAHFVESTVEHFDLVVFDLTPPDSPAAGLYTRAFYARLKRILTPRGAVSMHLGSPLFHAARIAALLEDLRASFAVVDPLSAHVPLYGSQWLMAIASDTLDAAALFAHDIDERLAARRIEGLRYYDARLHAALFALPRALRDTLGARR
- the tkt gene encoding transketolase — its product is MPPCSRFLDSFSGLDMTTSSPASTTLMANAIRALAMDAVQQANSGHPGMPMGMAEIGVALWSRHLKHNPTNPHWADRDRFVLSNGHGSMLLYSLLHLTGYDLPIEELKNFRQLHSKTPGHPEYGITPGVETTTGPLGQGLANAVGMALGEALMADEFNRPDAKIVDHYTYVFLGDGCLMEGISHEACSLAGTLKLNKLIALYDDNGISIDGDVVNWFHDDTPKRFEAYGWNVIANVNGHDVDAVDAAIAKAKQSDKPTLICCKTVIGKGAATKAGGHDVHGAALGAEEIAKTREALGWKWEPFVIPQEVYAAWDAKEAGKRAEAAWNDAFAQYRAKYPQEAAEFERRMANQLPADWAEKAKAIVAGANERAETVATRKASQQAIEGLAAVLPELLGGSADLTGSNLTNWKASKAVRANPEGAGVLLGNHINYGVREFGMSAAINGLALHGGHKPFGGTFLTFSDYSRNALRVAALMKVPSIFVFTHDSIGLGEDGPTHQSVEHVSSLRLIPHLDVWRPADTVETAVAWTHAVAAHRPSALIFSRQNLAFNPRTDAQIANIEKGGYVLKDWDEEVVARKIILIATGSEVELAMKAVEPLAQQGIAARVVSMPATTVFDRQDAEYKERVLPHGVRRVAIEAGVTDFWRKYVGLEGGVVGIDTFGESAPAGVLFKYFGFTVDHVVDTVKAVLA